One window of Uloborus diversus isolate 005 chromosome 3, Udiv.v.3.1, whole genome shotgun sequence genomic DNA carries:
- the LOC129218138 gene encoding poly(rC)-binding protein 3-like isoform X1 gives MAAVDPLPADGPSVTLTIRLIMQGKEVGSIIGKKGDNIKKFREESGAKINISDGSCPERIVTVTGCTDAILKAFSLIARKFEEDLQNTTAGINVPKPPVTLRLIVPASQCGSLIGKGGSKIKEIREVTGASIQVASEMLPNSTERAVTLSGTAEAISKCIYQICCVMMESPPKGATIPYRPKPAMPPVIFAGGQAYTVQGQYAIPHPDCQGVELMNPQLTKLHQLALQHAPLLPGHSVGTLSPQGSLCIPALATLAATNSLRPGTAATALASVTTTTTEMNIPNDLIGCVIGKGGAKINEIRQLSGATIKISNSEEGSKDRTVAISGTPEAINLAQYLINTSMDLHKNLDLTSNPSSTSANTMSITNTPLAIPLNQLVKASPLTLGLSSAAAAAAAAAAANQSTLFDLQTAITNRKSLTTKLRASTHNGNKKTERNKFNPY, from the exons AGTGGCGCCAAAATAAATATATCCGATGGGTCCTGTCCCGAGCGAATAGTTACAGTAACCGGGTGCACAGATGCCATCCTAAAGGCATTTTCCCTCATTGCGAGGAAGTTTGAAGag GATCTTCAAAATACCACAGCTGGAATCAATGTTCCAAAACCTCCAGTCACTTTACGGCTCATCGTCCCTGCTAGTCAATGTGGTTCTCTAATAGGAAAGGGTGGCtcaaaaatcaaagaaataagagag gTCACTGGTGCCTCTATTCAGGTGGCTAGTGAAATGTTGCCAAATTCGACGGAACGAGCTGTCACACTTTCAGGAACGGCAGAAGCCATCAGTAAATGCATCTATCAGATATGCTGCGTTATGATGgaa TCTCCCCCGAAAGGAGCGACAATACCTTACCGTCCAAAGCCAGCCATGCCCCCTGTCATCTTTGCCGGAGGTCAAGCATATACTGTGCAAGGGCAATATGCAATTCCACATCCTGAT TGTCAAGGTGTGGAGCTTATGAATCCACAG CTGACTAAGCTCCACCAGTTGGCTTTGCAGCACGCTCCATTGCTACCTGGGCATAGTGTAGGAACACTAAGCCCACAAG gATCACTCTGCATCCCTGCTCTAGCCACTTTGGCAGCCACCAATAGCCTAAGACCAGGAACAGCAGCCACCGCTTTGGCTAGCGTCACCACTACCACAACAGAAATGAACATCCCTAACGATTTGATAGGGTGTGTCATTGGCAAAGGAGGGGCCAAGATCAATGAAATtag ACAACTTTCAGGGGCGACCATCAAAATATCAAATTCCGAAGAAGGATCGAAAGACAGGACTGTCGCGATTTCGGGAACCCCAGAGGCTATTAATCTCGCCCAATACCTCATCAATACCAG CATGGATTTGCATAAGAACCTTGACCTGACCTCCAACCCTTCCTCGACCTCTGCCAACACCATGTCGATCACCAACACCCCCTTGGCCATCCCACTCAACCAACTGGTGAAGGCCAGTCCTCTCACCCTCGGCCTCAGCTCAGCCGCTGCCGCCGCTGCTGCCGCCGCCGCTGCCAACCAATCCACACTCTTTGATCTGCAAACTGCGATCACAAACCGCAAATCTCTCACCACAAAACTTCGAGCCTCCACACATAATGGCAATAAGAAAACCGAGAGAAATAAGTTTAACCCTTATTAA